A portion of the Gadus macrocephalus chromosome 10, ASM3116895v1 genome contains these proteins:
- the cetn4 gene encoding uncharacterized protein cetn4 isoform X2, producing the protein MASGYRKPSPAAAQRKKPAHKQPELTEEQKQEIREAFDLFDTDGTGTIDVKELKVAMRALGFEPKKEEIKKMIADIDKQGSGMIDFNDFLSMMTPKMSEKDFTEEILKAFRLFDDDCTGRISFKNLKRVAKELGENLTDEELQEMIDEADRDGDGEVNEQEFLRIMKKTSLY; encoded by the exons ATG GCCTCAGGCTACCGTAAGCCCAGCCCCGCCGCGGCCCAGCGGAAGAAGCCCGCCCACAAGCAGCCCGAGCTGACGGAGGAGCAGAAGCAGGAGATCCGCGAGGCCTTCGACCTGTTCGACACGGACGGGACGGGCACCATCGACGTCAAGGAGCTCAAG gtggCCATGCGTGCGCTCGGCTTCGAGCCCAAGAAGGAGGAGATCAAGAAGATGATCGCCGACATCGACAAGCAGGGATCAGGGATGATCGACTTCAACGACTTCCTCAGCATGATGACCCCCAAGatg AGCGAGAAGGACTTCACGGAGGAGATCTTGAAGGCCTTCCGGCTGTTTGACGACGACTGCACTGGAAGGATCTCCTTCAAGAACCTGAAGCGGGTCGCCAAGGAGCTGGGAGAGAACCTCACAGACGAGGAGCTGCAG GAGATGATCGACGAGGCGGACAGAGACGGGGACGGGGAGGTCAACGAGCAGGAGTTCCTGAGGATCATGAAGAAGACCAGTCtgtactga
- the cetn4 gene encoding uncharacterized protein cetn4 isoform X1, whose protein sequence is MAQANVSPCLPPARPQATVSPCLPPTRPQATASGYRKPSPAAAQRKKPAHKQPELTEEQKQEIREAFDLFDTDGTGTIDVKELKVAMRALGFEPKKEEIKKMIADIDKQGSGMIDFNDFLSMMTPKMSEKDFTEEILKAFRLFDDDCTGRISFKNLKRVAKELGENLTDEELQEMIDEADRDGDGEVNEQEFLRIMKKTSLY, encoded by the exons ATG GCTCAGGCTAATGTAagcccctgtctccctccagcCAGGCCTCAGGCTACTGTAagcccctgtctccctccaacCAGGCCTCAGGCTACT GCCTCAGGCTACCGTAAGCCCAGCCCCGCCGCGGCCCAGCGGAAGAAGCCCGCCCACAAGCAGCCCGAGCTGACGGAGGAGCAGAAGCAGGAGATCCGCGAGGCCTTCGACCTGTTCGACACGGACGGGACGGGCACCATCGACGTCAAGGAGCTCAAG gtggCCATGCGTGCGCTCGGCTTCGAGCCCAAGAAGGAGGAGATCAAGAAGATGATCGCCGACATCGACAAGCAGGGATCAGGGATGATCGACTTCAACGACTTCCTCAGCATGATGACCCCCAAGatg AGCGAGAAGGACTTCACGGAGGAGATCTTGAAGGCCTTCCGGCTGTTTGACGACGACTGCACTGGAAGGATCTCCTTCAAGAACCTGAAGCGGGTCGCCAAGGAGCTGGGAGAGAACCTCACAGACGAGGAGCTGCAG GAGATGATCGACGAGGCGGACAGAGACGGGGACGGGGAGGTCAACGAGCAGGAGTTCCTGAGGATCATGAAGAAGACCAGTCtgtactga
- the bbs12 gene encoding Bardet-Biedl syndrome 12 protein, whose translation MFSRGVVQKQHVGLQKVFALAGLAHSSLGPCKSYKMIREEGSGAAVLACSCVRLLETLELSCAVGQLVGEAVRAQHGAHGTGAGCLLFMAGAWSRAALECLQRGVPAPLIVRTMSEGLDVCLRACGRHSVRLELVNNSTPPPLPRSPAVATQRPDAHARPGSIRLSHSRHFGGATAASAAVALASPASSNRDVGPAARALSHGRARSMDLVVQAGRLQSAPGACCSALDLGRLVTCVVPGLSEDQACVLPGWVVRLPLEKAVLAQRLGGRSLRVVLLTGDLCVRYRHLGSKSPPGLSHVADRLAPKGAGGEARWADGVLATLLRLGVELVLVSGAASDALGPPCLARGMLLVERVRPSVLRALARASGAVPVAYASQLSERCVGAGVTVTPWRDLKEHQAVCISARAPGGLATAVLTGCVPARLQALEDEFWACARRLQRALQDGALLPGAGIIEMLCVHDLQEHARRPLAGPGGAEPEAGAAGGLYRDTVLMLMAEALTDYVATVTANSGLISKLQARRVVEQEVERLGGVAGDGRSGVLQGEGALGETSLGGACGVLGGACCDLGGACGGLGGACGGLREASGGLGGASGGLGGTCGGLGGACDGLGGAFGGPGGVSGGAEQSRVYDNLSVKVEAWRRAMDLVLLVLQTDAEVITGVDPDLVLL comes from the coding sequence ATGTTCTCCAGGGGAGTGGTTCAGAAGCAGCACGTCGGGCTACAGAAGGTGTTCGCGCTGGCCGGGCTGGCCCACTCCTCCCTCGGACCCTGCAAGTCCTACAAGATGATCCGGGAGGAGGGTAGCGGCGCGGCGGTGCTGGCCTGCTCCTGCGTCCGCCTGCTGGAGACCCTGGAGCTGAGCTGTGCGGTGGGCCAACTGGTCGGCGAGGCGGTGCGGGCGCAACACGGTGCGCACGGCACGGGGGCCGGCTGCCTGCTGTTCATGGCCGGAGCGTGGAGCCGCGCGGCGCTGGAGTGCCTGCAGAGGGGGGTCCCGGCGCCGCTGATCGTCAGGACCATGAGCGAGGGGTTGGACGTGTGCCTGCGGGCGTGCGGGAGACACAGCGTCCGGTTGGAGCTGGTCAACAACAGCACGCCGCCGCCGTTACCGCGTTCCCCCGCTGTCGCCACGCAGCGGCCGGATGCGCACGCTCGCCCTGGGAGCATCAGACTGAGCCACAGCAGACACTTCGGTGGCGCCACGGCCGCTAGCGCCGCCGTAGCGCTAGCGTCCCCGGCTAGTAGCAACAGAGACGTGGGGCCGGCGGCGAGGGCCCTGAGCCACGGCCGTGCCCGCTCCATGGATCTTGTGGTCCAGGCCGGCCGCCTGCAGTCAGCCCCCGGGGCCTGCTGCTCCGCCCTGGACCTGGGGCGGTTGGTGACCTGCGTGGTGCCCGGTCTGTCGGAGGACCAGGCATGCGTCCTGCCGGGCTGGGTGGTCCGGCTGCCACTGGAGAAGGCGGTGCTGGCCCAGCGGCTGGGGGGCCGGTCTCTGCGCGTGGTGCTGCTCACCGGAGACCTCTGCGTGAGGTACCGCCACCTGGGCTCCAAGAGCCCCCCGGGGCTGAGCCACGTGGCGGACCGCCTGGCCCCCAAGGGGGCCGGCGGGGAGGCCCGGTGGGCCGACGGCGTCCTGGCAACCCTGCTGCGGCTGGGCGTGGAGTTGGTGCTGGTCTCGGGGGCGGCCAGCGATGCCCTGGGCCCCCCCTGCCTGGCCCGCGGGATGCTGCTGGTGGAGCGGGTGCGGCCCTCTGTCCTGAGGGCCCTCGCCCGGGCCTCGGGGGCCGTCCCGGTCGCCTACGCCTCCCAGCTCAGCGAGCGCTGTGTGGGGGCCGGGGTGACGGTGACGCCCTGGAGGGACCTGAAGGAGCACCAGGCGGTGTGCATCTCCGcgcgggcccctgggggcctgGCCACGGCGGTGCTGACGGGCTGCGTCCCCGCCCGGCTGCAGGCGCTGGAGGACGAGTTCTGGGCCTGCGCCCGCCGGCTGCAGCGGGCCCTTCAGGACGGGGCCCTGCTCCCCGGGGCCGGCATCATCGAGATGCTCTGCGTCCACGACCTCCAGGAGCACGCCCGGCGACCCCTcgcgggccccgggggggcggagcctgaGGCCGGGGCCGCGGGAGGCCTCTACAGGGACACGGTCTTGATGCTGATGGCGGAGGCCCTGACGGACTACGTCGCCACGGTGACGGCCAACAGCGGGCTGATCTCTAAGCTCCAGGCCCGGAgggtggtggagcaggaggtggagcggctggggggggtggcgggggatgGGCGGTCAGGGGTCCTACAGGGGGAGGGCGCTCTGGGGGAGACAAGTCTGGGCGGGGCCTGCGGTGTTCTGGGCGGGGCCTGCTGTGATCTGGGCGGGGCCTGCGGTGGTCTGGGTGGAGCCTGTGGTGGTCTTCGCGAGGCCTCCGGTGGGCTGGGCGGGGCCTCAGGTGGTCTGGGCGGGACCTGCGGTGGTCTGGGCGGGGCCTGCGATGGTCTGGGTGGGGCCTTCGGTGGTCCGGGCGGGGTTTCGGGTGGAGCAGAACAAAGCAGGGTGTATGATAACCTGAGCGTGAAGGTGGAGGCGTGGAGGAGGGCCATGGACCTGGTTCTCCTGGTGCTGCAAACGGACGCGGAGGTCATTACGGGCGTCGACCCGGACTTAGTGCTGCTCTGA